A region of Streptomyces sp. WMMC500 DNA encodes the following proteins:
- a CDS encoding VTT domain-containing protein, which translates to MPETAEAPVVGRAVRCGRALLSPRSRLGLLLALLAGAAVAVLVWRPHRLLLDGLPPQFTGLSAVLVFAVAYGLCTAALVPRPLLNLASGTLFGAQAGLAGSVSGTVLGAGVAFGIGRLLGQDALRPLLRGRLLTAADRQLSRHSFRSMLVLRTFPGVPFAGVNYAAAVSRMNWTPFLVATAVGCVPNTAAYVIAGSRASDPLSPVFLAALGFIVASMAGGAAVALRRRRRSGGPALPGGVISSDVLAAEPATRPGAVAAADPGATRLRPGP; encoded by the coding sequence GTGCCCGAAACCGCCGAGGCGCCCGTCGTCGGCCGCGCCGTGCGCTGCGGCCGGGCTCTGCTGTCCCCGCGCTCCCGGCTCGGTCTGCTCCTCGCGCTCCTCGCCGGCGCGGCGGTCGCCGTGCTCGTCTGGCGGCCGCACCGGCTGCTCCTCGACGGCCTGCCGCCGCAGTTCACCGGCCTGTCGGCGGTACTCGTCTTCGCCGTCGCGTACGGGCTGTGCACCGCGGCCCTCGTACCGCGTCCGCTGCTCAACCTCGCCTCCGGCACGCTCTTCGGCGCCCAGGCGGGTCTGGCCGGGTCGGTGTCCGGCACGGTGCTGGGCGCGGGCGTCGCGTTCGGGATCGGCCGGCTGCTCGGCCAGGACGCGCTGCGCCCGCTGCTGCGCGGGCGGCTGCTCACCGCCGCGGACCGGCAGCTCAGCCGGCACAGCTTCCGTTCGATGCTGGTGCTGCGCACCTTTCCCGGCGTGCCGTTCGCGGGCGTGAACTACGCCGCCGCGGTCTCCCGGATGAACTGGACGCCGTTCCTGGTGGCCACCGCCGTGGGCTGCGTGCCGAACACCGCCGCGTACGTGATCGCCGGCAGCCGGGCCTCCGACCCCCTCTCCCCCGTCTTCCTCGCCGCCCTCGGATTCATCGTCGCCAGCATGGCGGGCGGCGCCGCGGTCGCCCTGCGCCGCCGCCGGCGCTCCGGCGGACCGGCCCTCCCGGGCGGAGTGATCTCTTCCGACGTACTCGCGGCCGAGCCCGCCACCCGCCCGGGGGCTGTGGCCGCAGCCGACCCTGGGGCCACGCGCCTCAGGCCGGGGCCTTAA